One genomic segment of Acomys russatus chromosome 6, mAcoRus1.1, whole genome shotgun sequence includes these proteins:
- the Dsel gene encoding dermatan-sulfate epimerase-like protein, which yields MALMFTGHIPFLTLMMCHFSTCEDFVSNYSERAVFTDDIQWFKTQKVQDFKPSQKLHPNLYFDGGDIQTLKQKSHTSHLHLFRAIKSAVTIMLSNPSYYLPPPKHADFAAKWNEIYGNNLPPLALYCLLCPEDKVAFEFVMEYMDRMVSYKDWLVDNAPGDEVPVGHSLTGFATAYDFLYNLLGNQRKQKYLEKIWVITEEMYEYSKIRSWGKQLLHNHQATNMVALLIGALVTGVDKGSKANTWKQIAVEVMEKTMFLLNHIVDGSLDEGVAYGSYTSKSVTQYVFLAQRHFNINNLDNNWLKMHFWFYYATLLPGYQRTVGIADSNYNWFYGPESQLVFLDKFVLRNGAGNWLAQQIRKHRPKDGPMVPSTAQRWSTLHTEYIWYDPRLTPQPPVDFGIAKMHTFPNWGVVTYGGGLPNTQTNTFVSFKSGKLGGRAVYDIVHFQPYSWIDGWRSFNPGHEHPDQNSFTFAPNGQVFVSEALYGPKLSYLNNVLVFAPSPSSQCNHPWEGQLGECTQWLRWTGEEVGNAAGEVITASQHGERMFVSGEAVSAYSSAMRLKSVYRALLLLNSQTLLVVDHIERQEASPINSVSAFFHNLDIDFKYIPYRFMNRYNGAMMDVWDAHYKMFWFDHHGNSPVANIQEAEQAAEFKKRWTQFVNVTFPMESTITRIAYVFYGPYVNVSSCRFIDSSSSGLQLSLNVNNTEYSVSVVTDYQNLKSRFHYLGFGGFASVANQGQITQFGLGTQAIVNPVRHDRVIFPFGFKFNIAVGFILCISLIILTFQWRFYLSFRKLMRCVLVLIIALWFIELLDVWSTCTQPICAKWKRTEAKANEKAMISEGHHVDLPDIVITSLPGSGAEILKQLFFNSSDFLYMRIPTAYMDIPETEFEIDSFVDACEWKVSDVHSGHFQLLQGWLISLVQDTKLHLQNIHLRETSRNKLPQYFTVNKDKKQKLKRREPLSEQKSRIKGAFDRDAEYIRALRRHLVNYPSARPVLSLSSGSWTLKLHFFQEVLGTSMRALYIVRDPRAWIYSMLYGSKPNFYSLKNVPEHLAKLFKIEEGKIKCNMNSGYAFEYEPLKKELETSQSNTVSLLSHLWLANTKAALRINTDLLPTSYHLVKFEDIVHFPQKTTERIFAFLGIPLSPASLNQILFATSTNLFYLPYEREISPSNTNIWKKNMPRDEIKLIENICWTLMDHLGYPKFMD from the coding sequence ATGGCGTTAATGTTTACAGGACATATCCCATTTTTAACATTGATGATGTGTCATTTTTCTACTTGTGAAGACTTTGTGAGCAATTATTCTGAAAGGGCAGTTTTCACAGATGATATACAATGGTTTAAGACACAGAAAGTACAAGATTTCAAACCGAGCCAAAAACTTCATCCAAACTTATATTTTGATGGCGGAGATATACAAACATTGAAACAAAAATCTCATACAAGCCATTTGCATCTGTTTAGAGCTATCAAAAGTGCGGTGACAATTATGCTGTCCAATCCATCATACTACCTACCTCCACCCAAGCATGCTGATTTTGCTGCCAAGTGGAATGAAATATATGGTAATAATCTTCCTCCTTTAGCACTGTATTGTTTATTATGTCCTGAAGACAAAGTTGCCTTTGAATTTGTCATGGAATACATGGACAGGATGGTTAGCTACAAAGACTGGCTAGTTGACAATGCACCAGGGGATGAGGTTCCAGTTGGCCATTCTTTAACAGGTTTTGCCACTGCCTATGACTTTTTATATAATCTATTAGGtaatcagagaaaacaaaaatacctagAAAAAATATGGGTTATTACTGAGGAAATGTATGAATATTCCAAGATTCGTTCGTGGGGCAAACAACTTCTTCATAACCACCAAGCTACAAATATGGTAGCATTACTCATAGGGGCCTTGGTTACAGGAGTAGATAAAGGATCTAAAgcaaacacatggaaacaaatTGCTGTTGAAGTGATGGAAAAGACTATGTTTCTTTTGAATCATATTGTAGATGGCTCCTTGGATGAAGGTGTGGCCTATGGAAGCTATACATCCAAATCAGTTACACAATACGTTTTCTTGGCACAACGCCATTTTAATATCAACAACTTGGATAATAACTGGTTAAAAATGCACTTTTGGTTTTATTATGCTACACTTTTACCTGGCTATCAAAGAACTGTAGGTATAGCAGATTCCAATTATAATTGGTTTTATGGTCCAGAGAGCCAGTTAGTTTTCTTGGATAAGTTTGTTTTAAGGAATGGCGCTGGAAATTGGTTGGCTCAGCAAATTAGAAAGCATCGACCTAAGGATGGACCAATGGTTCCTTCCACTGCCCAAAGGTGGAGTACTCTTCATACTGAATACATTTGGTATGATCCAAGGCTTACCCCACAGCCTCCTGTTGACTTTGGCATTGCAAAAATGCACACATTTCCTAACTGGGGAGTTGTGACTTATGGGGGTGGGCTGCCAAACACACAGACCAATACCTTTGTGTCTTTTAAATCTGGGAAACTAGGGGGACGAGCTGTGTATGACATAGTTCACTTTCAGCCGTATTCCTGGATTGATGGATGGAGAAGCTTTAATCCAGGGCATGAACATCCAGATCAAAATTCATTTACTTTTGCCCCCAATGGGCAAGTATTTGTTTCTGAGGCTCTTTATGGACCTAAGTTGAGCTACCTTAACAATGTATTGGTGTTTGCCCCATCACCGTCTAGTCAGTGTAATCATCCTTGGGAAGGTCAACTGGGAGAATGTACACAGTGGCTCAGGTGGACGGGTGAAGAGGTGGGTAATGCAGCTGGGGAAGTTATTACTGCCTCTCAACATGGAGAAAGGATGTTTGTAAGTGGTGAAGCAGTATCTGCTTATTCTTCAGCAATGAGGCTGAAAAGTGTCTATCGTGCTTTACTTCTTTTAAATTCTCAAACTCTGCTTGTTGTTGATCATATTGAAAGGCAAGAAGCTTCCCCAATAAATTCTGTCAGTGCCTTCTTTCATAATTTGGATATTGATTTTAAGTACATCCCTTACAGGTTTATGAATAGGTATAATGGTGCAATGATGGATGTGTGGGATGCACATTATAAAATGTTTTGGTTTGATCACCATGGCAACAGTCCTGTGGCTAATATACAGGAAGCAGAACAGGCTGCTGAATTTAAGAAAAGGTGGACTCAGTTTGTTAATGTTACTTTTCCTATGGAATCCACAATCACAAGAATTGCTTATGTATTTTATGGTCCATATGTCAATGTTTCTAGCTGCAGATTTATTGACAGTTCTAGTTCTGGCCTTCAGCTTTCTCTAAATGTCAACAATACTGAATATAGTGTTTCTGTTGTAACTGACTACCAAAACCTGAAAAGCAGATTCCATTACCTGGGATTTGGTGGTTTTGCTAGTGTGGCTAATCAAGGCCAAATAACTCAGTTTGGTTTGGGCACTCAAGCAATAGTAAACCCTGTAAGGCATGATAGAGTTATTTTCCCTTTTGGGTTTAAATTTAATATAGCAGTTGGATTCATTTTATGTATTAGTTtgattattttaacttttcaatGGCGGTTTTACCTTTCCTTTAGAAAGCTAATGCGGTGTGTTTTAGTACTTATTATTGCTTTGTGGTTTATTGAGCTTCTGGATGTATGGAGCACTTGCACTCAGCCCATCTGTGCAAAATGGAAAAGGACTGAAGCCAAGGCAAATGAAAAGGCCATGATTTCTGAAGGGCATCATGTGGATCTTCCTGATATTGTTATTACCTCACTTCCTGGTTCAGGAGCTGAAATTCTCAAACAGCTTTTTTTCAACAGTAGTGATTTTCTCTATATGAGAATTCCTACAGCCTACATGGATATCCCTGAAACTGAATTTGAAATTGACTCATTTGTAGATGCTTGTGAATGGAAAGTATCAGATGTCCACAGTGGTCATTTTCAACTTCTTCAAGGGTGGCTGATATCATTGGTCCAAGACACAAAACTTCACTTGCAGAATATTCATCTACGTGAAACTAGTAGAAATAAACTGCCTCAATATTTTACAGTGAAtaaggacaaaaaacaaaaattgaaaaggaGGGAGCCTTTGTCAGAGCAAAAAAGTAGAATTAAAGGAGCTTTTGATAGAGATGCTGAATATATTAGGGCTTTGAGGAGACACCTAGTTAATTACCCAAGTGCACGTCCTGTGCTTAGTTTAAGTAGTGGTAGCTGGACATTGAAGCTTCACTTTTTTCAGGAGGTTTTAGGTACATCAATGCGGGCATTGTATATAGTAAGAGACCCTAGAGCTTGGATATATTCAATGTTATATGGTAGTAAaccaaatttttattctttaaagaatGTACCAGAGCACTTagcaaaattgtttaaaatagaaGAAGGTAAAATCAAATGTAACATGAATTCAGGCTATGCTTTTGAGTATGAACCACTGAAAAAAGAATTAGAGACATCCCAATCAAATACTGTTTCCTTATTATCTCATTTATGGTTAGCAAACACTAAAGCAGCCTTGAGAATAAATACAGATTTGCTGCCTACTAGCTACCATCTGGTCAAGTTTGAAGATATTGTTCATTTTCCTCAGAAGACTACTGAAAGGATTTTTGCTTTCCTTGGAATTCCATTGTCTCCTGCTAGTTTAAACCAAATACTGTTTGCCACTTCCACAAACCTTTTTTATCTTCCTTATGAGAGGGAAATATCACCATCTAATActaatatttggaaaaaaaatatgcctAGAGATGAAATTAAACTAATTGAAAACATCTGCTGGACACTAATGGATCATCTAGGATACCCAAAGTTTATGGACTAA